The genomic window TCTTTATCAATACCAGGTGCAAACTCTTCTGGTAAGTCATCTAAGTTTGGAATAGGTGCACCTTTTGGACTACCCTCTTTTACAATCAGTCTATCTCCACTTTCTGGATTTGTCCCCTTCCATATTTGCGCAATATCCGCATAATCTCCAACATCATTCCATGTATATAGCACATTTGCTAATCCTTGCTCTTCATATTTACGAGCATGATCGAATTTTGAATTTGATAAATTAGGTAGGGGAATCAATTTTTTTACATCGACCCCCGTGGCAATTTCTAACGCTTTTGCATAAGCCAACACATGTGTACCACCTCGAACTAATAAGTATCCAATCATTTCCCTTGCCGTTTCATGCTCAGTCATTTCATATACTCTCATCTTATGAGTACGCGCTCCTACTTCTAAAAAGAAATTATGAAGTAAATCTAGGACTAAGTTTCCGCTACTGAAAACATTGTCCCCTGTCCATGCGCGTCCCATAGAATCTCCTGCTAAAGCTGTTTGGGCTGTGGCGATAAATTGATACGTATTCCGACTATCCTTCCCTTCACGCAACGGCGTTACATCTGGATTGCCGGTGTAAAATGTATTTCCTCTAGATAATAAATTAATAGCATTCGTAACAAGCTCGACGTGACCAAATTCCTCGGCTGTGATACTAGCTACGAGATCATAAAATGGCTTTAGTTTATCCTTTTGACGAAAGTTAAAGGATTGATACATATAGTTATTTAGTGTAGACATCTCTCCGAATTTACCACCTAACAGTTCCTGAACAACAGCGGCAGCATTTGGATCCCCGTGTTCAGGAATAGGCAAGTCGATTAACATACGATTTTCTCGTTTAAACATAGTACCCCTCCTTACCTAGGTATAACCCAAACAATTTGCTGTATTCGAATAAAGAATGGAGATCCACCAGACTCGACGACAATATGATCAGGCATCACTGTTTTAAGTATGCCTGTAACCGTTCCTTGTGTTGTTTGAACAACAACTGCAGCACCTGTAATACCTTGTAGTGTTTGATACACATACGGGTCAAAAGGACTTGTAAAAGATGTTGATTCTTTACTCATGATGACTTCGCTCCTTTACCTTATAATTTAACCACTTGAATATATGATTCTATGAGTGGAGTTATACATGGAAAGCGAGATGCGGCGTAAATACAGTATGGGAATTAATGTATATCAATGATAATAGATTGACAGATTCGTCATGTTCATGTAGGCTAAGAATTAATAATTTAATAAGACACCTCACTTTTGAAAGTGAGGTAGAGGCGCGGTATTTAACAGTCCTTTGTGTAGTGTGAGAAGCGATGAGACAAAGGAGAAGGAAATATCGCCGAAGCATATAATAGACTCACTATTATATGCTGGGTCTGCAGTTAAGAGCTGCAGGACTGTCTCAATAGACGTCCCAGTTTATTGAGTTGTGCTATCTCGCAAAGGGATAAAAGTAGAGGAATTACGGGCAGCTTTGTATACAAGTCGACCTGAGTTCATCTCAGGTCGATTTTTTTATGTTAAAAAATAGCATAAAGATTCAGAAAAATTATAAAGTAGTTAATAGTTGCCATAGAGATATCTTATTTAATTAATCTATTTAAGGGAGAGAAAACAATAATGAAAAAGAAATTATCATTACTTTTTGTACTAGCTATCTCAGCTATGTTACTAGTCACAGGTTGTGGGTCAACCAATTCATCAGATGACAACACATTTAAAGTAGGACTGGAAGCTGGCTATCCACCGTTCAACTGGACGCAAATGGATGATTCAAATGGTGGCGTGAAGATTGACGGAAGCTCTGAGTATGCAGGTGGCTATGACGTAGAAATTGCAAAGAAAATTGCTGAAGGTCTTGGGAAAGAATTAGTGATTGTAAAAACAGAATGGGATGGACTTGTACCAGCATTAACATCTGGTAAAATCGATGCTATTATCGCTGGTATGTCACCAACTGCTGAACGTAAAGAGACAATTGATTTCTCAAGTAACTATTACAAGTCTGATTTAGTTATTGTTGTAAAGAAAG from Bacillus sp. HMF5848 includes these protein-coding regions:
- a CDS encoding YuzF family protein, encoding MSKESTSFTSPFDPYVYQTLQGITGAAVVVQTTQGTVTGILKTVMPDHIVVESGGSPFFIRIQQIVWVIPR
- a CDS encoding manganese catalase family protein, coding for MFKRENRMLIDLPIPEHGDPNAAAVVQELLGGKFGEMSTLNNYMYQSFNFRQKDKLKPFYDLVASITAEEFGHVELVTNAINLLSRGNTFYTGNPDVTPLREGKDSRNTYQFIATAQTALAGDSMGRAWTGDNVFSSGNLVLDLLHNFFLEVGARTHKMRVYEMTEHETAREMIGYLLVRGGTHVLAYAKALEIATGVDVKKLIPLPNLSNSKFDHARKYEEQGLANVLYTWNDVGDYADIAQIWKGTNPESGDRLIVKEGSPKGAPIPNLDDLPEEFAPGIDKDDYARIAKRLLENM
- a CDS encoding transporter substrate-binding domain-containing protein, with the protein product MKKKLSLLFVLAISAMLLVTGCGSTNSSDDNTFKVGLEAGYPPFNWTQMDDSNGGVKIDGSSEYAGGYDVEIAKKIAEGLGKELVIVKTEWDGLVPALTSGKIDAIIAGMSPTAERKETIDFSSNYYKSDLVIVVKKGSPFEGATSIQDFNGAKITAQLNTFHYSVIDQINGVSKEPAMDNFPAMRVALESGVIDGYVSERPEGVSAQSVNNNFVMVEFTEGFETSEDDTAIAVGLKKDSELTEKINEVLAGISVDEQKSIMDAAIQNQPAAE